Proteins encoded by one window of Toxotes jaculatrix isolate fToxJac2 chromosome 22, fToxJac2.pri, whole genome shotgun sequence:
- the ckap4 gene encoding cytoskeleton-associated protein 4, with translation MTAKNRQKSSSGEKIAASSQDDASKKSQKSTTSNGASGSGPQGPRSGSCLGLLVTTVFYIALIGAAGFAAFYLQQVVEEIREANAKQEESAQQNAQLGSKMESVVQQVESLRSVVDGLESSLGITRVELEGAISRMKRGEVETRRVEEALQNLQNDLLRDLSEGINEVKEARERDFSSLEKTVEERLAEVSQSIKASMAEFTEAQGEAQSQLADLKARLGDMEDPTLIKQELSAIVEAVAEIKSAKQEADSSANSLRQQIGAVREELQTRNQEVVSLSQEVETVRSVVQETVGSLKESLSTTEAEVQALKDKSLTVESRVEQAADAVGNVEKQVNAAAAQAQKTSDDLEVRVKASEESGDLLSASMSEITSKVESLFAKYDTHESSLAAQGQAVEKAKTGLEQELEAVKSSLQELRSNMAALGGDQAKIALKDSSLDQQVEDLEKRLAALEDSSSRSMKPEQLENLRGAVAGLEDKAAKLERHDQAISALQEALQETTQTLAGLSKAPSKKKKKEE, from the exons ATGACCGCAAAAAACCGACAGAAGAGCAGCTCCGGCGAGAAGATCGCTGCATCTAGCCAAGATGATGCGTCGAAGAAAAGCCAAAAGAGTACTACTAGTAATGGGGCGAGTGGCTCCGGACCCCAGGGGCCACGGTCAGGTAGCTGCCTCGGACTCCTTGTAACCACAGTGTTTTATATCGCGTTGATAGGCGCTGCAGGGTTCGCTGCTTTTTATCTACAGCAAGTTGTGGAAGAAATCCGGGAGGCCAACGCCAAACAAGAGGAGAGCGCACAGCAAAACGCACAACTGGGCAGTAAAATGGAGAGTGTGGTTCAACAG GTGGAGTCTCTGAGGAGTGTTGTGGATGGGCTGGAGTCATCACTGGGCATCACACGGGTGGAGCTGGAGGGGGCCATCAGCCGGATGAAGAGGGGGGAAGTGGAGACGAGGCGGGTGGAAGAGGCCCTTCAGAACCTCCAGAACGATCTACTCAGGGACCTCTCAGAGGGCATCAACGAGGTAAAGGAGGCTCGTGAGAGGGACTTCTCCTCTCTGGAGAAGACTGTCGAGGAGCGCCTGGCTGAGGTGAGTCAGTCCATCAAAGCCAGCATGGCAGAGTTCACCGAAGCTCAGGGCGAGGCGCAGAGCCAGCTGGCTGACCTCAAAGCCCGTCTGGGTGACATGGAAGACCCCACGCTCATCAAACAGGAGCTCTCTGCCATTGTTGAGGCTGTAGCTGAAATCAAAAGTGCCAAACAGGAGGCCGACTCTTCAGCTAATTCACTCAGGCAGCAGATAGGTGCTGTGAGGGAAGAGCTCCAGACTCGCAACCAGGAGgttgtctcactgtctcaggAAGTCGAAACAGTGAGGTCAGTGGTGCAAGAGACTGTTGGAAGTCTGAAGGAGTCACTGTCTACGACAGAGGCTGAAGTTCAGGCTCTGAAGGACAAATCGCTGACAGTGGAGAGCAGGGTGGAGCAGGCCGCTGATGCTGTTGGTAATGTGGAGAAGCAGGTGAATGCCGCAGCTGCTCAGGCCCAGAAAACGTCAGATGATCTTGAAGTTAGAGTTAAAGCATCAGAGGAGAGCGGAGATTTATTGTCTGCATCCATGTCAGAAATCACCTCCAAAGTGGAATCACTATTTGCAAAGTATGACACACATGAAAGTTCCCTGGCTGCACAGGGTCAGGCTGTGGAGAAAGCCAAAACTGGCTTGGAACAGGAGCTGGAGGCAGTGAAAAGCAGCCTGCAGGAGCTCCGGTCCAACATGGCCGCCCTGGGTGGAGACCAAGCCAAGATAGCTTTGAAGGACTCCAGTCTGGATCAGCAGGTGGAGGACCTGGAGAAGAGGCTTGCTGCTctggaggacagcagcagcaggagcatgAAGCCTGAACAGCTGGAGAACTTACGGGGGGCGGTGGCTGGATTGGAAGACAAAGCAGCCAAACTGGAACGACATGATCAGGCTATTTCTGCACTTCAGGAAGCGCTGCAGGAGACCACGCAGACGCTCGCAGGCTTATCCAAAGCACccagcaagaagaagaagaaggaggagtaG